Proteins encoded in a region of the Methanofollis tationis genome:
- a CDS encoding DNA-directed DNA polymerase encodes MSDAQATLFSGEAGGLRIGINQVEYTVAGTGAVVHIFGREPSGRAVHLQVTGFRPYFYAPADEVDGRPLPPQVTGVEEAAFTSIKGERLRRLYTVRPTDVRDIRDRYHHHEADIPFATRYMIDAGLTGGAEVPAETVDYTEVLPAEVDAPARLCFIDIECEDLRGFPDPARERIICITCWDSFDDEYTTLLLASAGTSPGFSDEWTAKNGCLWKGKSRHQVCTYETEEALMRAFAAYIREKDPDILSGWNFTDFDLPYITRRMEVLGLNPSDLSRLPGMTERTPVRGRAVFDLLTAYKKLQPSQKESYRLDAVAEDEIGERKVRYAGTITDLWLEDPERLVEYNTTDVELCVRINAKNSIVDFYRMISRYVGVPLDRTLNSSNVIDIYILRKARGRFVLPSKGNVAADEFEGATVFEPSLGVRENVVVLDLKSLYPMAMMTLNASPETKDPAGELRAPNGIRFRKSPDGLTRSILAELMEERDALKKRRNEYAFGSPEYTLLDLQQGVMKVIMNTYYGVSGYARFRLYDREIGAAVTSVGRAIITHTRDVIAGMGYHVLYGDTDSCMVALPKADLEETIRIAREIEARLNESYAEFARTALNADRHFFSIKFEKVYERFFQAGKKKRYAGHLVWKEGLTVDKIDIVGFEMKRSDSPQITREVQEHVIELILKGAGLAEMKAYLGGVIRTYRRGGYPLDEIGIPGGIGKALEEYGVQDAHIRGAIYSNANLGTDFKRGSKPKRIYIRSVKAKFPQTDVLAFEYADQVPPEFVVDWETMLEKTIKQPIERIIEALGWTWTDVDPSRTTLFDFG; translated from the coding sequence ATGTCTGATGCACAGGCGACCCTCTTCTCCGGCGAGGCAGGGGGCCTGAGGATCGGGATCAACCAGGTGGAGTACACCGTCGCCGGCACCGGGGCGGTGGTCCACATCTTCGGCCGCGAGCCCTCGGGCCGGGCGGTCCACCTCCAGGTGACCGGGTTCAGGCCGTACTTCTACGCCCCCGCGGACGAGGTGGACGGCCGCCCCCTTCCGCCGCAGGTGACGGGCGTGGAAGAGGCGGCGTTCACCTCGATCAAGGGCGAGCGCCTCCGCCGCCTCTACACCGTTCGCCCGACCGACGTGCGGGACATCCGCGACCGTTACCACCACCACGAGGCCGACATCCCGTTCGCCACGCGCTACATGATCGACGCCGGACTCACCGGCGGCGCAGAGGTGCCGGCCGAGACGGTGGACTACACCGAGGTCTTGCCCGCCGAGGTCGACGCCCCGGCCCGCCTCTGCTTCATCGATATCGAGTGCGAGGACCTGCGGGGCTTCCCCGACCCCGCACGCGAGCGGATCATCTGCATCACCTGCTGGGACTCCTTCGACGACGAATACACCACCTTACTCCTCGCATCGGCCGGGACCTCGCCGGGTTTCTCCGACGAGTGGACGGCGAAGAACGGCTGCCTCTGGAAGGGGAAGAGCCGGCATCAGGTCTGCACCTACGAGACCGAGGAGGCGCTGATGCGGGCGTTTGCGGCCTATATCAGGGAGAAAGATCCGGACATCCTCTCGGGCTGGAACTTCACCGACTTCGACCTCCCGTACATCACGCGGCGGATGGAGGTGCTCGGGCTCAACCCGTCCGACCTCTCCCGCCTGCCCGGCATGACCGAGCGGACGCCCGTGCGGGGTCGGGCGGTCTTCGACCTTTTGACGGCCTACAAAAAACTCCAGCCGAGCCAGAAGGAATCGTACAGGCTCGACGCCGTCGCCGAGGACGAGATCGGCGAGCGGAAGGTGCGCTACGCCGGGACGATCACCGATCTCTGGCTGGAAGACCCCGAGCGCCTGGTGGAGTACAACACCACCGACGTCGAACTCTGCGTGCGGATCAACGCCAAGAACAGCATCGTCGATTTCTACCGGATGATCTCCCGCTACGTCGGCGTCCCCCTGGACCGGACCCTCAACTCTTCGAACGTGATCGATATCTACATCCTCAGAAAGGCGCGGGGGCGCTTCGTCCTCCCTTCGAAGGGGAACGTAGCCGCCGACGAGTTCGAGGGGGCGACGGTCTTCGAGCCCTCCCTCGGGGTGCGGGAGAACGTCGTCGTGCTCGACCTCAAGTCCCTGTACCCGATGGCGATGATGACCCTCAACGCATCGCCCGAGACGAAGGACCCGGCCGGGGAGCTGCGGGCCCCGAACGGCATCCGCTTCAGGAAGAGCCCTGACGGGCTGACCAGGAGCATCCTGGCCGAACTGATGGAGGAGCGCGACGCCCTCAAGAAACGGCGCAACGAATACGCCTTCGGCTCGCCTGAGTACACCCTCCTCGACCTCCAGCAGGGCGTAATGAAGGTGATCATGAACACCTACTACGGCGTCTCGGGCTACGCCCGCTTCAGGCTCTACGACCGGGAGATCGGCGCCGCCGTCACCTCGGTCGGCCGCGCCATCATCACCCACACCCGCGACGTGATCGCCGGGATGGGCTACCATGTGCTCTACGGCGACACCGATTCGTGCATGGTCGCCCTCCCGAAGGCCGACCTCGAGGAGACGATCAGGATCGCCCGCGAGATCGAAGCGCGGCTGAACGAGAGTTACGCGGAGTTTGCCAGGACGGCGCTCAACGCCGACCGGCACTTCTTCTCGATCAAGTTCGAGAAGGTCTACGAGCGCTTCTTCCAGGCCGGAAAGAAGAAGCGCTATGCCGGCCACCTCGTCTGGAAGGAAGGGCTCACCGTGGACAAGATCGATATCGTCGGCTTCGAGATGAAGCGGAGCGACTCGCCCCAGATCACCCGCGAGGTGCAGGAGCACGTGATCGAGCTGATCCTGAAGGGGGCCGGCCTGGCCGAGATGAAGGCCTACCTGGGCGGGGTGATCAGGACCTACCGGCGGGGCGGCTACCCCTTAGACGAGATCGGGATCCCGGGCGGGATCGGCAAGGCCCTCGAGGAATACGGGGTGCAGGATGCCCACATCAGGGGGGCGATCTACTCGAACGCCAACCTCGGCACCGATTTCAAGCGGGGCAGCAAACCCAAGCGGATCTATATCAGGTCGGTGAAGGCGAAGTTCCCGCAGACCGACGTCCTCGCCTTCGAGTACGCCGACCAGGTGCCGCCCGAGTTCGTGGTGGACTGGGAGACGATGCTGGAGAAGACGATCAAGCAGCCGATCGAGCGGATCATCGAGGCCCTCGGCTGGACCTGGACCGACGTGGACCCGTCGAGGACGACGCTCTTCGATTTCGGATGA
- a CDS encoding dihydroorotate dehydrogenase: MITLQPGDIDVGGVTLRNHLLLAAGVLGTTGASLQRLLKLGAGGVVTKSIGPEPNAGHHGPCLIRTECGVLNAMGLPNPSKNFVEELAPLKGEPVIVSIFGKDPEEFKEVAGWFAEHAKAFELNVSCPHAAGYGAAIGTDPETVLECTRAVASYGVPVWVKLTPNVTDITTIGLAAEKGGASAIVAINTVRGMRISTAMRRPVLGNRTGGLSGKAIFPVAVKCVWDLYAACTIPVIGCGGVSTAEDVIEMMMAGAQAVEIGTAVMDDVRVFDRIARILYAKDGADPASIVGVAHD; encoded by the coding sequence ATGATAACCCTTCAGCCTGGCGATATCGACGTTGGCGGGGTGACCCTGCGCAACCACCTTCTCCTTGCGGCCGGGGTGCTCGGGACGACCGGCGCTTCGCTCCAGCGGCTCCTGAAACTCGGGGCCGGCGGCGTGGTCACGAAGTCCATCGGCCCGGAGCCGAACGCCGGCCATCACGGCCCCTGCCTGATCAGGACGGAGTGCGGCGTTCTCAATGCGATGGGCCTGCCCAACCCTTCGAAGAACTTTGTCGAGGAGCTCGCCCCCCTGAAGGGCGAGCCGGTGATCGTGAGCATCTTCGGCAAGGACCCGGAGGAGTTCAAGGAAGTGGCCGGATGGTTTGCAGAGCATGCGAAGGCCTTTGAACTGAATGTCAGCTGCCCGCACGCCGCAGGATACGGGGCGGCGATCGGCACCGATCCCGAGACCGTGCTCGAGTGCACGCGGGCGGTGGCGTCGTACGGCGTCCCGGTCTGGGTGAAACTCACGCCGAACGTGACCGACATCACCACCATCGGCCTCGCCGCCGAGAAAGGGGGGGCGAGTGCGATCGTGGCGATCAACACCGTGCGGGGCATGCGCATCTCCACCGCCATGCGGCGGCCGGTGCTCGGGAACCGGACCGGCGGGCTCTCGGGAAAGGCGATCTTTCCGGTTGCGGTGAAATGTGTCTGGGACCTGTATGCGGCGTGCACGATCCCGGTGATCGGGTGCGGCGGCGTCTCGACGGCAGAGGACGTGATCGAGATGATGATGGCCGGTGCGCAGGCGGTGGAGATCGGGACGGCGGTGATGGACGACGTGCGGGTCTTCGATCGGATCGCACGGATACTCTATGCAAAGGACGGTGCTGATCCGGCCAGCATTGTGGGGGTGGCCCATGACTGA
- a CDS encoding malate dehydrogenase: protein MTSLAVIGTGRIGGEVAFLAAAKGLIDDIIICDAVRSLEHAQALDLAHASFGVGIETDTLLVRDADVCVFAAGRPRSPETKTRADLLNSNLPVLDECCDHLPSFGGIMITVTNPMDVNNYYLHRCLDIEPSRCIGFGGQLDSARFALRLGKEGITGPASVLGEHGEHQVPVFSRLETAVPAIKREEILADLRGASMEVIRGKGGTVFGPAAHIIRLIEAALGKRQDEVIPCSCIVDGEYGLSDLSIGLPARIGRDGIREIVEWDLDAWEQEKLTEAASFIGELCRGLDV from the coding sequence ATGACGAGCCTCGCTGTGATCGGCACCGGGCGGATTGGCGGCGAAGTAGCCTTCCTCGCCGCTGCAAAGGGACTTATTGACGATATCATCATCTGTGACGCCGTCAGGTCTCTCGAACACGCGCAGGCGCTCGATCTCGCTCATGCCTCCTTCGGCGTCGGCATCGAGACCGACACCCTCCTGGTGAGGGACGCCGACGTCTGCGTCTTTGCGGCAGGCCGGCCCAGGTCGCCGGAGACAAAGACCAGGGCCGACCTGCTCAACTCCAACCTCCCGGTCCTGGACGAGTGCTGCGATCACCTCCCGTCCTTTGGCGGCATCATGATCACCGTCACCAACCCGATGGACGTGAACAACTACTATCTCCACCGGTGCCTCGATATCGAGCCCTCCCGGTGCATCGGCTTTGGCGGCCAGCTCGACAGCGCCCGGTTCGCCCTGCGGCTCGGAAAAGAGGGGATCACCGGGCCGGCGAGCGTCCTCGGGGAGCACGGCGAGCACCAGGTGCCGGTCTTCTCCCGCCTGGAGACGGCGGTCCCGGCCATAAAGCGCGAGGAGATCCTCGCCGACCTGAGGGGCGCAAGCATGGAGGTGATCAGGGGCAAAGGCGGCACGGTCTTCGGCCCGGCGGCCCATATCATCAGGCTGATCGAGGCGGCCCTCGGGAAGAGACAGGACGAGGTCATCCCCTGCTCGTGCATCGTCGACGGCGAATACGGCCTCTCCGACCTCTCCATCGGGCTCCCGGCGCGGATCGGCAGGGACGGGATCAGGGAGATCGTTGAGTGGGACCTCGACGCCTGGGAGCAGGAAAAACTCACCGAAGCGGCGTCGTTCATCGGAGAACTCTGCAGGGGCCTGGATGTCTGA
- a CDS encoding dihydroorotate dehydrogenase electron transfer subunit — translation MTDLPMMPVPVTIKAIVEETPSIRTFYFDPGIPSSPGQFVMVWVPGVDEIPMALSSTHSITVQRVGDATTAMFNLVVGDKLGIRGPLGNGFAVSGRTLAIGGGVGVAPLLNLVTAGQVSTFLLGARTIAELLFAPVIVSACSLRIATDDGTAGRQGFVTDLMDEIDLADYDHICVCGPEIMMVKVLERLNKAGVAERGQFSLHRYMKCGLGICGSCSMDPRGLRVCRDGPVFTGIDLLETEFGKYTRDATGSRVHFPPLHPEKKDEKSGE, via the coding sequence ATGACTGACCTGCCCATGATGCCGGTCCCGGTGACGATCAAGGCGATCGTCGAGGAGACGCCGTCCATCAGGACCTTCTACTTCGACCCCGGCATCCCCTCCTCTCCCGGGCAGTTCGTGATGGTCTGGGTGCCCGGGGTCGACGAGATCCCGATGGCCCTTTCGTCGACCCACTCGATCACCGTCCAGCGGGTCGGCGACGCCACGACGGCGATGTTCAACCTCGTGGTCGGGGACAAACTCGGGATCAGGGGGCCGCTCGGCAACGGTTTTGCGGTGAGCGGGCGCACGCTCGCCATCGGCGGCGGGGTCGGGGTCGCCCCCCTCCTCAACCTGGTCACGGCCGGGCAGGTGAGCACCTTCCTTCTCGGCGCCCGCACGATAGCCGAACTCCTCTTCGCCCCGGTGATCGTGTCGGCCTGCAGTCTGCGCATCGCCACCGACGACGGCACCGCCGGTCGGCAGGGTTTTGTCACCGACCTGATGGACGAGATCGACCTTGCCGACTACGATCACATCTGCGTCTGCGGCCCCGAGATCATGATGGTGAAGGTGCTCGAGCGGTTGAACAAGGCCGGCGTGGCCGAACGCGGCCAGTTCTCCCTTCACCGCTATATGAAATGCGGGCTTGGGATCTGCGGTTCGTGCTCGATGGACCCGCGGGGGCTGCGGGTCTGCCGGGACGGCCCGGTCTTCACGGGCATCGACCTGCTGGAGACCGAGTTCGGGAAATATACCCGCGACGCAACCGGGAGCCGGGTCCATTTCCCGCCGCTTCACCCGGAGAAGAAGGACGAGAAGAGCGGGGAGTGA
- a CDS encoding DUF1294 domain-containing protein produces MITIDITAVILLAYALLNVCAFLLYGLDKRKAEKNTWRTPERTLLLCSLLGPFGAWAGMQRFRHKTTKSKFRLVPVFMVAHAAAIGLVVMHLTG; encoded by the coding sequence TTGATCACCATCGATATCACAGCCGTTATCCTGCTCGCATATGCCCTCTTAAACGTCTGCGCCTTTCTTCTCTACGGCCTCGACAAGAGAAAGGCAGAGAAAAACACCTGGAGAACCCCCGAGCGCACGCTGCTCTTATGCTCCCTCCTCGGCCCGTTCGGGGCGTGGGCCGGCATGCAGCGGTTCAGGCACAAGACTACAAAATCGAAGTTCAGGCTCGTGCCGGTGTTCATGGTCGCGCACGCCGCGGCGATCGGGCTGGTCGTCATGCACCTGACCGGGTGA
- the nadX gene encoding aspartate dehydrogenase: MLTIGLLGCGNIGNIIAKNHVGVEIVALFDQMPERAEEMGRLCHAKAFGDIEEFLSEDFDLVVEAASVSAAQEYALSVLEHGKDLVVMSVGAFADEYFREEVTRRAAALGRRIHIPSGAIFGLDNLKIGQISGITKLLLRTTKNPRSLNMECTERMLLFSGQANECIKHYPKNTNVSVALELAAGRAVEVELWADPDVDRNVHEIFIEGDFGEATITVRNRPSPDNPSTSYLAALSIITLLKNLSEPMRIGT, translated from the coding sequence ATGCTCACGATAGGTCTGCTGGGGTGCGGCAATATCGGGAATATCATCGCCAAAAATCATGTCGGCGTTGAAATTGTCGCCCTTTTCGACCAGATGCCCGAGCGTGCGGAGGAGATGGGGCGCCTCTGCCACGCAAAAGCATTCGGCGATATCGAGGAGTTTCTCAGCGAGGATTTTGATCTCGTTGTAGAAGCGGCATCGGTTTCAGCCGCCCAGGAATATGCCCTCTCCGTGCTGGAGCACGGCAAGGATCTCGTCGTCATGAGCGTGGGAGCGTTCGCCGACGAATATTTCAGAGAAGAGGTCACGAGACGCGCAGCGGCGCTCGGGCGCAGGATCCACATCCCGAGCGGCGCGATCTTCGGGCTGGACAACCTCAAGATCGGGCAGATCTCCGGGATCACAAAGCTCCTCCTCAGGACCACCAAAAACCCCCGTTCCCTCAATATGGAATGCACCGAGCGCATGCTCCTCTTTTCCGGGCAGGCGAACGAGTGCATCAAGCACTACCCGAAGAACACCAATGTCTCGGTCGCTCTGGAGCTGGCAGCCGGGCGCGCCGTCGAGGTCGAACTCTGGGCCGACCCCGATGTCGATAGGAACGTCCACGAGATCTTCATCGAGGGCGACTTCGGCGAGGCGACGATCACCGTGCGGAACCGGCCGAGTCCTGACAACCCCTCGACCAGTTACCTTGCGGCCCTCTCCATCATCACCCTCCTCAAAAACCTCAGCGAACCGATGAGGATCGGGACATGA
- the nadA gene encoding quinolinate synthase NadA, with protein sequence MIADEIRRLAAEQGAVILAHNYERPEVQDVADFLGDSLELAIRAKETTADVIIFCGVDFMAETAKILNPGRKVILPVQDATCPLAEALTPEMVREARACHPGAAVVLYVNSTAECKAEADITCTSANAVAVVRSLAEDVVLFGPDANLAHFVQQHLPEKQIIPLPPEGHCPLHVRFSLSDVEAGHARGDTVVCHPECNPDVQAASDLVASTGGMVREAPHHAAWTVLTEEAMTYRLSCLYPEAAFHPVEGAECEDMKKIRLEDVLHALRTGEYEVQVETAIAARARHAIERMIALPR encoded by the coding sequence ATGATCGCCGACGAGATCAGGAGGCTCGCCGCAGAGCAGGGGGCGGTGATCCTCGCCCACAACTACGAGAGGCCGGAGGTGCAGGACGTCGCCGACTTCCTGGGCGACAGCCTGGAACTCGCGATCAGGGCGAAGGAGACGACCGCAGACGTGATCATCTTCTGCGGGGTGGACTTCATGGCCGAGACGGCGAAGATCCTCAACCCGGGCCGAAAGGTGATCCTGCCGGTGCAGGATGCAACCTGCCCCCTGGCAGAGGCCCTGACGCCGGAGATGGTGCGGGAGGCGCGGGCCTGCCACCCCGGGGCGGCGGTCGTCCTGTACGTGAACTCGACCGCGGAGTGCAAGGCCGAGGCCGACATCACCTGCACCTCGGCAAACGCCGTAGCGGTGGTCAGGTCCCTCGCCGAGGATGTGGTCCTCTTCGGGCCCGACGCCAACCTCGCCCATTTCGTCCAGCAGCACCTCCCGGAAAAGCAGATCATCCCCCTTCCCCCTGAAGGGCACTGCCCGCTCCATGTTCGGTTCAGCCTCTCTGACGTCGAGGCAGGACACGCCCGGGGCGACACCGTCGTCTGCCACCCTGAGTGCAACCCTGACGTCCAGGCGGCCTCAGACCTCGTCGCCTCGACCGGCGGGATGGTCAGGGAGGCCCCGCACCACGCCGCCTGGACCGTGCTCACCGAGGAGGCGATGACCTACCGCCTCAGTTGCCTCTACCCTGAGGCGGCCTTCCACCCGGTCGAGGGTGCGGAGTGCGAGGACATGAAGAAGATACGGCTTGAAGACGTCCTCCACGCCCTCAGGACCGGCGAGTACGAGGTGCAGGTGGAGACGGCAATCGCCGCCCGGGCGCGGCACGCCATCGAGCGGATGATCGCCCTGCCGAGATGA
- a CDS encoding MFS transporter, whose translation MDAHRRLFTILFVSVFAAMLGLGIVAPLLPIYAENLGATGIWMGVIFSSFAFSRAVFMPIVGSLSDRHGRKPFIAVGLLAYTVLSLGYIWAPDILSLTMVRFLHGAASAMVVPIAMAYVGDMAKSGHEGGLMGRFQISLFLGMGSGPFLGGVLNDTFGFSSAFITMAVFTGIAFLIILVFLPKGRNGPALPAGTKSAPLRSLIRTPAVVGVLAFTLFNAAGRGGLMVFLPLYAPHVGVSPSETGILLTVNIFLIALLQAPFGDLADRTNKILLVLLGSAVSSAALIALPHSGSFTILLAIAAVIGIGSAIQQPSIMAMTVIAGKEHGMGSAMGIYNMAMSAGMILAPLLGGAIMDLVSIEWVFYAGGLIGIAGTSLFAAILRCAPAAAAVIADDE comes from the coding sequence ATGGATGCACACCGGCGGCTCTTTACGATCCTCTTCGTCTCGGTCTTTGCAGCGATGCTCGGGCTCGGGATCGTCGCCCCCCTCCTCCCGATCTACGCCGAAAACCTGGGGGCGACCGGGATCTGGATGGGGGTGATCTTCTCCTCCTTTGCCTTCTCCCGTGCGGTGTTCATGCCGATCGTCGGCAGCCTCTCTGACCGCCACGGCAGAAAACCTTTCATCGCCGTCGGCCTCCTCGCCTATACCGTGCTCTCCCTCGGCTACATCTGGGCACCGGACATCCTCTCCCTCACGATGGTCCGCTTCCTCCACGGTGCGGCGTCCGCGATGGTCGTCCCTATCGCCATGGCCTACGTCGGCGATATGGCAAAGAGCGGGCATGAAGGCGGGCTGATGGGCCGGTTCCAGATCTCCCTCTTCCTCGGCATGGGGTCAGGCCCCTTCCTCGGCGGCGTTCTCAACGACACCTTCGGCTTCTCTTCGGCCTTCATCACGATGGCCGTGTTCACCGGGATCGCCTTTCTCATCATCCTCGTCTTTCTCCCGAAGGGGAGGAACGGCCCTGCGCTGCCGGCTGGAACGAAGAGTGCACCGCTCCGCTCGCTCATCAGAACGCCGGCCGTCGTCGGTGTCCTCGCCTTCACGCTTTTCAACGCCGCCGGACGGGGAGGGCTGATGGTTTTTCTCCCGCTCTACGCCCCTCATGTCGGCGTCTCCCCCTCGGAGACCGGCATCCTTCTCACCGTGAACATCTTTTTAATCGCCCTCCTGCAGGCGCCCTTCGGCGACCTCGCCGACCGGACGAACAAGATACTGCTCGTCCTCCTGGGCTCGGCGGTCTCGTCGGCCGCTCTGATTGCCCTCCCCCATTCGGGCTCGTTTACGATACTGCTGGCGATCGCCGCCGTCATCGGGATCGGCAGCGCTATTCAGCAGCCGTCGATCATGGCGATGACCGTGATCGCCGGGAAAGAGCATGGCATGGGGTCGGCGATGGGCATCTACAATATGGCGATGTCGGCAGGGATGATCCTCGCCCCCCTCCTCGGCGGCGCGATCATGGACCTCGTCTCCATTGAATGGGTCTTCTACGCCGGCGGCCTCATCGGGATCGCAGGCACCTCTCTCTTCGCCGCGATCCTGCGGTGCGCCCCGGCTGCAGCCGCCGTGATTGCCGACGACGAGTGA
- a CDS encoding flavodoxin domain-containing protein: protein MVENVNNRILVAYASRYGSTKEIAEAIGRTLEEQGYAVDCMNVMDVSEVSPYAAVVAGSPIYMGKWLVEAVDFIKRFRIDLMRRPLAIFAVGYSMKEESDMIRRSARASMAEVLIYVNPQAEGLFAGKFVTEGMSEADLQLMKMAGAVPGDARNWSVINGWARALPAILFTVTE from the coding sequence ATGGTTGAAAACGTGAATAATCGGATTCTTGTTGCCTATGCGAGCCGCTACGGCTCGACGAAGGAGATCGCTGAGGCGATCGGTCGGACGCTCGAAGAGCAGGGGTATGCGGTCGACTGCATGAATGTCATGGACGTCTCTGAGGTCTCGCCCTATGCGGCCGTCGTCGCCGGCAGCCCGATCTATATGGGCAAATGGCTCGTCGAGGCGGTGGACTTCATCAAGCGGTTCAGGATAGACCTTATGAGACGCCCTCTTGCAATCTTCGCCGTCGGCTACTCGATGAAAGAGGAGAGCGACATGATCAGACGGTCGGCCCGCGCCTCGATGGCCGAGGTCCTGATCTACGTCAACCCGCAGGCCGAAGGGCTGTTTGCCGGGAAGTTCGTGACCGAGGGGATGAGCGAGGCCGATCTTCAGTTGATGAAGATGGCCGGGGCCGTTCCCGGCGACGCCCGGAACTGGAGCGTGATCAACGGATGGGCAAGAGCGCTCCCCGCGATCCTCTTCACCGTGACCGAGTGA
- a CDS encoding MiaB/RimO family radical SAM methylthiotransferase has protein sequence MEGLRERRVYIETYGCTYNHADTRKLALILEGQGCRIVAGPDEADAVVINTCTVIGKTERHMLRRIRAFADRDLYVTGCMPVVQAVEILAAAPSARLLLPEEISERFCGACTGVVGGAGIVQVAAGCAGRCAYCITRAARGPLRSRPKEEICREVEALVGMGAYEVQVTGQDVSAWGMDLGERLPALIDAVSGLPGDFLLRLGMMNPATAQGIAVPLAHLLGEAKVFSFLHLPVQSGSEAVLAEMNRGYTAGEFEAMVAAFRKACPEVRICTDFIVGYPTETEEDFAESMALLRAIRPEKVNVTRYSPRPGTPAAALKTMPERIAKDRSRILDAAAKEIYREQNAALVGERVEAVVTGRKKEGSVVARDRAYREIVVPGNFLPGERLNVRITGNRTVYLTGRATSSNTGTANR, from the coding sequence ATGGAAGGGCTCAGGGAGAGACGGGTGTACATCGAGACCTACGGCTGCACCTACAACCACGCGGACACGCGCAAGCTGGCCCTGATCCTGGAGGGGCAGGGGTGCAGGATCGTCGCCGGTCCGGACGAGGCCGATGCGGTGGTGATCAACACCTGCACGGTGATCGGGAAGACCGAGCGGCATATGCTCAGGCGGATCCGTGCGTTTGCCGACCGCGACCTCTATGTCACCGGGTGCATGCCGGTCGTGCAGGCGGTGGAGATCCTGGCGGCGGCGCCGTCTGCGCGGCTCCTCCTCCCCGAGGAGATCTCGGAGCGGTTTTGCGGGGCGTGCACCGGGGTGGTCGGGGGCGCGGGGATCGTCCAGGTCGCCGCCGGGTGCGCCGGACGGTGCGCGTACTGCATTACCCGGGCGGCGCGGGGGCCGTTACGGAGCAGGCCGAAGGAGGAGATCTGCCGCGAGGTGGAGGCCCTGGTCGGGATGGGAGCCTATGAGGTGCAGGTCACCGGGCAGGACGTGAGCGCCTGGGGGATGGACCTGGGCGAACGGCTGCCTGCCCTGATCGATGCCGTCTCCGGTCTGCCTGGCGATTTCCTGCTCCGCCTGGGGATGATGAACCCGGCGACGGCGCAGGGAATCGCCGTTCCTCTCGCCCACCTCCTCGGGGAGGCAAAGGTCTTCTCGTTTCTTCATCTCCCGGTCCAGTCGGGCTCGGAAGCCGTGCTCGCGGAGATGAATCGTGGCTATACGGCCGGGGAGTTCGAGGCGATGGTCGCCGCCTTCAGGAAGGCATGCCCTGAGGTGCGGATCTGCACCGATTTTATCGTCGGGTATCCGACCGAGACCGAGGAGGACTTCGCCGAGAGCATGGCCCTGCTCAGGGCGATCAGGCCGGAGAAGGTGAACGTCACCAGGTATTCGCCCCGCCCCGGGACGCCGGCCGCCGCCCTGAAGACGATGCCCGAACGGATCGCAAAGGACCGGTCCAGGATCCTGGACGCAGCGGCAAAGGAGATCTACCGGGAGCAGAACGCCGCCCTGGTGGGGGAGAGGGTCGAGGCGGTGGTCACCGGCAGGAAGAAGGAGGGATCGGTGGTGGCGCGGGACCGGGCGTACCGGGAGATCGTGGTCCCGGGGAATTTTCTGCCGGGCGAGCGGCTGAATGTCAGGATCACCGGGAACAGGACGGTGTACCTGACCGGCCGGGCTACATCATCAAATACCGGCACGGCCAACCGTTGA